Proteins from a genomic interval of Streptococcus sp. D7B5:
- a CDS encoding Blp family class II bacteriocin produces the protein MFDYKIVDNQELSNISGGGLGGDVVVGALSGAFQAGQSCIAGGPQAYLICATGGAIVGGIIAFGLRPPK, from the coding sequence ATGTTTGATTACAAAATAGTAGACAATCAAGAATTAAGTAATATTTCTGGAGGTGGATTGGGAGGAGATGTAGTTGTAGGAGCCTTGTCGGGTGCATTTCAGGCAGGACAATCTTGTATCGCTGGAGGCCCTCAAGCTTACTTGATTTGCGCAACAGGGGGCGCTATAGTAGGTGGCATTATAGCTTTTGGATTGAGACCCCCAAAATAG
- a CDS encoding Blp family class II bacteriocin — protein sequence MNTYYNVDETMLSEIYGGNSGGAAVVAALGCAAGGVKYGKFLGPWGAAIGGIGGALICGYLAYSATS from the coding sequence ATGAATACTTATTATAATGTAGATGAAACAATGCTAAGTGAGATTTATGGAGGTAATTCCGGAGGAGCGGCTGTAGTTGCTGCTTTAGGTTGTGCAGCGGGTGGAGTGAAATATGGGAAGTTTCTAGGACCATGGGGCGCTGCAATAGGAGGAATTGGAGGAGCATTGATTTGTGGATATTTAGCCTATAGTGCTACATCATAA
- the blpM gene encoding two-peptide bacteriocin subunit BlpM: MDTKMIGQFHEMDITMLSSIEGGKNNWQTNVLEGGGAAFGGWGLGTAICAASGVGAPFMGACGYIGAKFGVALWAGVTGATGGF; encoded by the coding sequence ATGGATACAAAAATGATAGGACAATTTCATGAAATGGATATAACTATGTTATCCAGTATTGAAGGAGGCAAGAATAATTGGCAAACTAATGTCTTAGAAGGTGGTGGTGCAGCTTTTGGTGGCTGGGGCTTAGGAACAGCCATTTGTGCTGCGAGTGGTGTTGGAGCGCCATTTATGGGAGCATGTGGATACATAGGAGCTAAATTTGGTGTGGCTCTTTGGGCAGGAGTAACAGGTGCAACGGGTGGATTTTGA
- a CDS encoding thioredoxin domain-containing protein has translation MKKQNIKSLLLVPLVFASITTGVVYAEEQTTSSSIQTNDSSLVAPDLPSTKEKVENKPSIVTPEEYEQNVENFKKIDIEAVRQYFTEDQLEHTIYFGRKTCSHCRQFSPELKEFNNLIEKKLEYYDLDGKDFDGEAREFLFKKVGIPGTPTILYLRNGRPISGWVGGGATAQQVYDYMYSRNSPKQTEIIASSEETVTENVHDEKTRNDSMSTSDKVVSESKVMSDEKRTEMKISNDNPNSNSENSGKVESINSTSKAKTTQSGDLAMLDNKNQLETLKPIFDAAQENKTPLTDVKGSQSITSNEKLLPKTGEEESYQLIRLAVAFLMASIMIKVKQKIHK, from the coding sequence ATGAAGAAACAAAATATAAAATCGCTATTACTTGTGCCACTTGTATTTGCATCTATTACTACGGGTGTTGTATATGCAGAAGAGCAGACTACTTCTTCCTCTATACAGACTAATGATAGTTCTCTTGTGGCACCAGATTTGCCATCGACTAAGGAAAAGGTGGAGAATAAACCTTCTATTGTAACCCCAGAAGAGTATGAACAGAATGTTGAGAACTTTAAAAAGATAGATATTGAAGCTGTTCGTCAATATTTTACAGAGGATCAATTGGAACATACTATTTATTTTGGTAGAAAAACTTGCTCTCATTGTCGTCAATTTTCTCCTGAATTGAAAGAATTTAATAACTTGATTGAAAAGAAGTTAGAGTATTATGATTTGGATGGTAAGGATTTTGATGGGGAAGCGAGAGAGTTTCTATTTAAAAAAGTCGGTATTCCAGGAACACCAACAATTTTGTATTTAAGAAATGGACGTCCGATATCTGGATGGGTTGGTGGGGGAGCGACTGCACAACAGGTTTATGATTATATGTACTCGAGAAACTCACCTAAGCAAACGGAAATAATAGCATCGTCCGAGGAAACAGTAACTGAAAATGTGCATGATGAGAAAACCAGAAATGACAGCATGAGTACTAGTGATAAAGTTGTAAGTGAAAGCAAAGTTATGAGTGATGAAAAAAGAACCGAAATGAAAATATCCAATGATAATCCCAATTCTAATAGTGAAAATAGTGGGAAAGTGGAGAGTATAAACTCAACTTCCAAAGCTAAAACTACTCAATCTGGCGATTTAGCAATGTTAGACAATAAGAATCAATTGGAAACTCTCAAACCTATTTTTGATGCTGCTCAAGAAAATAAAACTCCTTTAACCGATGTTAAGGGAAGCCAATCTATTACTTCGAATGAAAAATTATTACCGAAAACAGGAGAGGAAGAAAGTTACCAACTGATTCGGCTAGCTGTCGCGTTTCTTATGGCTTCTATAATGATTAAAGTGAAACAAAAAATTCATAAATAA
- a CDS encoding immunity protein: protein MFLARLFLGQLPLLVSTYLFLSRQFLNFSLVFQFLLVVINLASIFVTVYLTRGMRIRGFEDDDLVSPRTNQLMFTGLIGLMSIICLYRSITATESYQQLIVYIGAILCLIIMLLLIWGLKYYKK, encoded by the coding sequence ATCTTTCTTGCGAGATTGTTCCTAGGTCAGTTGCCCTTACTTGTCTCTACTTATCTATTTCTATCTCGTCAGTTTTTAAATTTTTCCTTGGTTTTCCAATTTCTTTTAGTGGTTATTAACTTAGCTTCTATTTTTGTTACTGTTTATCTCACTAGGGGAATGAGGATAAGAGGGTTTGAAGATGATGATTTGGTTAGTCCTAGAACCAATCAACTCATGTTCACCGGCTTGATAGGATTGATGTCTATTATTTGTTTGTATAGAAGTATCACAGCAACAGAATCCTATCAGCAATTAATTGTCTACATTGGCGCTATTCTCTGCTTGATTATCATGCTTCTGCTCATTTGGGGCTTGAAGTATTATAAAAAGTAG
- a CDS encoding bacteriocin class II family protein, producing MDTKMMSQFSVMDNEMLAKVEGGFGGWGDMISGLLGGLAPSPTLDQLNGKWPIIHFSKPCGPYGIGGTPNSCNGI from the coding sequence ATGGATACAAAAATGATGTCACAATTTTCTGTTATGGATAATGAAATGCTTGCGAAAGTTGAAGGAGGTTTCGGAGGTTGGGGAGATATGATTTCTGGTTTATTGGGTGGGCTAGCACCTTCTCCAACTTTGGATCAATTAAATGGTAAGTGGCCTATTATACATTTTTCAAAACCATGTGGTCCATATGGTATAGGGGGAACTCCAAACTCATGTAATGGTATTTAA
- a CDS encoding bacteriocin class II family protein, with the protein MDTKMMEQFEIMDTDMLACVEGGGWIKCGLGVVGGALTGGVDGGAVGTVTLPFFGTVSGAAAGFWGGAATGAATFC; encoded by the coding sequence ATGGATACAAAAATGATGGAACAATTTGAGATTATGGATACTGATATGCTTGCTTGCGTTGAAGGTGGCGGTTGGATAAAATGTGGACTAGGTGTAGTTGGAGGTGCATTGACTGGAGGAGTTGATGGTGGTGCTGTGGGAACTGTAACGCTACCTTTCTTTGGTACTGTATCTGGGGCTGCTGCTGGTTTTTGGGGTGGAGCGGCAACTGGAGCTGCTACATTCTGTTAG
- the blpA gene encoding peptide cleavage/export ABC transporter BlpA — translation MTSYKRTFVPQIDARDCGVAALASIAKFYGSDFSLAHLRELAKTNKEGTTALGIVKAANEMGFETRPVQADKTLFDMSDVPYPFIVHVNKEGKLQHYYVVYQTKKDYLIIGDPDPSVKITKMSKERFFSEWTGVAIFLAPKPSYQPHKDKKNGLLSFLPLIFKQKSLIAYIVLSSLLVTIINIGGSYYLQGILDEYIPNQMKSTLGIISIGLIITYILQQAMSFSRDYLLTVLSQRLSIDVILSYIRHIFELPMSFFATRRTGEIISRFTDANSIIDALASTILSLFLDVSILILVGGVLLAQNPNLFLLSLISIPIYMFIIFSFMKPFEKMNHDVMQSNSMVSSAIIEDINGIETIKSLTSEENRYQNIDSEFVDYLEKSFKLTKYSILQTNLKQGTKLVLNIFILWFGAQLVMSSKISIGQLITFNTLLSYFTTPMENIINLQTKLQSAKVANNRLNEVYLVESEFQVQENSVHSHFLMGDIEFDDLSYKYGFGRDTLTDINLTIKEGDKVSLVGVSGSGKTTLAKMIVNFFDPYKGQITINHQDIKNIDKKILRRHINYLPQQAYIFNGSILENLTLGGNSMISQEDILKACELAEIRQDIERMPMGYQTQLSDGAGLSGGQKQRIALARALLTKSPVLILDEATSALDVLTEKKVIDNLMSLTDKTILFVAHRLSIAERTNRVIVLDQGKIIEVGSHQELIQAQGFYHHLFNK, via the coding sequence ATGACTTCTTATAAACGTACATTTGTTCCTCAAATAGATGCTAGAGACTGTGGTGTCGCTGCCTTAGCCTCGATTGCCAAATTCTATGGTTCAGATTTTTCTCTAGCTCACTTGAGAGAACTTGCAAAGACCAATAAAGAAGGAACGACTGCTCTTGGCATTGTAAAAGCCGCAAATGAAATGGGTTTTGAAACAAGACCTGTTCAAGCAGATAAAACTCTCTTTGACATGAGTGATGTCCCCTATCCATTTATTGTTCACGTTAACAAAGAAGGAAAACTCCAACATTACTATGTTGTCTATCAAACAAAGAAAGACTATCTGATTATTGGTGATCCTGATCCTTCTGTAAAAATCACCAAAATGTCAAAAGAACGCTTTTTCTCTGAATGGACTGGAGTAGCTATTTTTCTAGCTCCCAAACCCAGCTATCAACCCCATAAAGATAAAAAGAATGGTCTACTGAGCTTCCTACCTCTGATTTTCAAACAAAAATCTCTCATTGCTTACATTGTTCTCTCAAGCTTATTAGTCACTATTATCAATATCGGTGGTTCTTATTATCTCCAAGGAATCTTAGATGAATACATCCCAAATCAGATGAAATCAACTTTAGGAATTATCTCAATTGGTCTAATTATCACCTATATCCTCCAACAAGCCATGAGCTTCTCCAGAGATTATCTCCTAACTGTTCTGAGTCAGAGATTAAGTATTGATGTGATTTTATCCTATATTCGCCATATTTTTGAACTTCCTATGTCTTTCTTTGCGACACGTCGTACAGGAGAAATCATTTCACGGTTCACAGATGCTAACTCTATTATAGATGCCTTGGCTTCTACCATTCTTTCTCTTTTTCTGGATGTTTCTATTCTGATTCTTGTAGGGGGCGTCTTACTGGCACAAAACCCTAATCTCTTCCTTCTTTCTCTTATTTCCATTCCTATATACATGTTCATCATCTTTTCTTTTATGAAGCCTTTCGAAAAAATGAACCATGATGTCATGCAAAGTAATTCTATGGTTAGCTCTGCTATTATCGAAGATATCAACGGGATTGAAACTATAAAGTCGCTCACGAGTGAAGAAAATCGCTATCAAAATATAGACAGCGAATTTGTCGATTATTTGGAAAAATCCTTTAAACTTACTAAATATTCTATTTTACAAACTAATTTAAAACAAGGAACAAAGTTAGTTCTTAATATCTTTATCCTATGGTTTGGGGCTCAATTAGTTATGTCTAGTAAAATTTCTATCGGTCAGCTGATTACCTTTAACACACTTCTTTCTTACTTTACAACTCCTATGGAAAATATTATCAACCTCCAAACCAAACTCCAATCTGCGAAGGTCGCTAATAACCGTTTGAACGAAGTCTATCTAGTTGAATCTGAATTTCAAGTTCAAGAAAACTCTGTTCATTCACATTTTTTGATGGGCGATATTGAATTTGATGACCTTTCTTATAAGTATGGTTTTGGACGAGATACCTTAACAGATATCAATCTAACAATTAAAGAAGGTGATAAGGTTAGCCTGGTTGGAGTTAGTGGTTCTGGTAAAACAACTCTAGCCAAAATGATTGTCAATTTCTTTGACCCTTACAAAGGACAGATTACCATCAATCATCAGGATATTAAAAATATTGATAAAAAAATCTTGCGACGTCATATTAATTACCTGCCCCAACAAGCCTATATCTTTAATGGCTCTATCTTGGAAAACTTAACCTTGGGCGGTAATAGTATGATTAGCCAAGAAGATATTCTAAAAGCTTGCGAATTAGCTGAAATCCGTCAAGATATTGAAAGAATGCCTATGGGCTATCAAACTCAGCTCTCTGATGGAGCTGGTCTATCAGGAGGACAAAAGCAACGAATAGCCCTCGCTCGTGCTCTTTTAACTAAATCTCCTGTTTTAATACTAGATGAAGCTACTAGTGCTCTCGATGTTTTGACTGAGAAAAAGGTTATAGATAATCTTATGTCCCTAACTGATAAAACCATTCTCTTTGTAGCCCATCGTCTCAGTATAGCCGAACGGACTAACCGTGTCATTGTTCTTGACCAAGGGAAAATCATTGAAGTTGGTAGTCATCAAGAGTTAATACAGGCGCAAGGCTTCTACCATCATCTATTCAACAAATAA
- a CDS encoding bacteriocin secretion accessory protein, with translation MNPNLFRSVEFYQRRYHNYATVLIIPLSLLFTFIVIFSLVATKEITVTSQGEVTPTSVIASIQSTSDNTILANHLVANQVVEKGDLLIKYSETMEESQKTALETQLQRLEKQKEGLGILKQSLEKNTDLFSGEDEFGYYNTFMNFTKQAHDIELGISKTNTEVANQANLANSSSSAIEQEITRVQQQIGEYQELRDAIINKRARLPTGNPHQSILNRYLVASQEQTQETADEPFLSQINQSIANLESSIASLKIQQAGIGSVATYDNSLATKIEVLRTQFLQTASQQQLTVENQLTELKVQLDQATQRLENNTLTAPSKGIVHLNSEFEGKNRIPTGTEIAQIFPVITDTREVLITYYVSSDYLPLLDKGQTVRLKLEKIGKHGITIIGQLQSIDQTPTRTEQGNLFKLTALVKLSGENSKLIQYGLQGRVTSVTAKKTYFDYFKDKILTHSD, from the coding sequence ATGAATCCTAATCTTTTTAGAAGCGTCGAGTTTTATCAGAGACGTTACCATAATTATGCGACAGTATTGATCATACCACTTTCATTACTGTTTACTTTCATCGTGATTTTCTCCCTTGTTGCTACAAAAGAGATTACTGTTACATCGCAAGGAGAAGTCACTCCTACAAGTGTCATTGCATCCATTCAGTCAACCAGTGATAATACTATCTTAGCTAATCATTTAGTGGCAAATCAAGTAGTTGAAAAAGGTGACTTACTCATCAAATACTCTGAAACAATGGAAGAAAGTCAGAAAACTGCCTTAGAAACTCAGTTACAAAGACTTGAGAAGCAAAAAGAAGGACTTGGAATTTTGAAACAAAGCTTAGAAAAAAATACCGATCTTTTTTCTGGTGAGGATGAATTTGGCTACTATAATACCTTTATGAATTTTACTAAACAAGCTCATGATATTGAACTAGGTATCTCAAAGACTAACACTGAGGTTGCAAATCAAGCCAACCTTGCCAATAGCAGTTCATCAGCTATTGAACAAGAAATCACAAGAGTTCAACAACAAATTGGAGAATACCAGGAGCTGAGAGATGCTATCATAAACAAAAGAGCACGCTTACCGACTGGCAATCCACACCAGTCAATTTTGAATCGTTATCTTGTAGCCTCTCAAGAACAAACACAAGAAACTGCAGATGAGCCATTTTTATCTCAAATCAATCAAAGTATTGCAAATCTTGAATCATCTATCGCAAGTCTCAAAATTCAGCAAGCTGGTATCGGAAGTGTAGCAACTTATGATAATAGTTTAGCAACCAAAATTGAAGTACTTCGCACTCAGTTTTTACAGACAGCTTCTCAGCAACAACTAACCGTGGAGAATCAATTAACAGAATTAAAAGTACAACTAGATCAAGCGACACAGCGCTTGGAAAACAATACCTTAACCGCTCCAAGTAAAGGTATCGTTCATCTGAACAGCGAATTTGAAGGTAAAAATAGAATTCCAACTGGTACAGAAATTGCTCAAATATTTCCTGTCATCACAGATACAAGAGAAGTACTAATCACTTACTACGTATCATCTGACTATCTCCCCTTACTAGATAAAGGACAAACTGTAAGATTAAAGCTTGAGAAGATTGGAAAACACGGCATTACCATCATCGGCCAACTTCAGAGCATTGATCAAACCCCTACCAGAACAGAGCAAGGAAATCTCTTTAAATTAACCGCTCTTGTAAAACTATCTGGTGAGAACAGTAAACTCATCCAATATGGCCTACAAGGTCGAGTCACTAGTGTAACTGCAAAGAAAACATATTTTGATTATTTCAAAGATAAAATTTTAACACATTCTGATTAA
- the blpC gene encoding quorum-sensing system pheromone BlpC — MDKNQNLTSFQELTTTELNQITGGGWWENFLYSVNRYSHNITQGLHQPIQL, encoded by the coding sequence ATGGATAAGAATCAAAACCTAACTTCATTTCAAGAACTAACAACTACTGAACTCAACCAGATTACAGGTGGAGGATGGTGGGAAAATTTCTTATATAGCGTTAATAGATATTCTCATAACATCACACAAGGACTTCATCAGCCAATACAACTATAA
- a CDS encoding sensor histidine kinase → MNIAWILLYTLITNGLEIVIFFKVDGIDLTFERIFKAFLLKFLLGAIFATFQFLAVSEYLSYFIEPLFGIGLSFLLLRGLPKKLLFFYGLFPMILVNLFYRGVSYFVLPFLGQGQVYDSYSFIWLCIMIFNFFISLVFLKWLDYDFTSLRREILDKGFQKSLTKINWIMGTYYLVMETLSFFEYEQSIQSKTVRHLILVFYMLFFMGVIKKLDTYLKEKLQEKLNQEQALRYRDMERYSRHIEELYKEVRSFRHDYANLLTSLSLGIEEEDMEQIKEIYDSVLKDSSEKLQYNKYDLGRLVNIRDRALKSLLAGKFIKAREKDIVFNVEVPEEIQVEGMSLLDFLTIVSILCDNAIEASEEASQPHVSIALFKNGAQETFIIENSIKEEDIDVSEIFSFGVSSKGEERGVGLYTVVKIVESYPNASLNTICQDQVFRQILTMMYTE, encoded by the coding sequence ATGAATATTGCTTGGATATTATTGTATACACTTATTACTAATGGGCTAGAAATTGTCATTTTCTTTAAGGTAGATGGAATTGATCTTACTTTCGAGAGGATTTTTAAGGCCTTTCTTCTGAAATTTCTCCTAGGGGCCATTTTTGCGACTTTTCAATTTTTAGCTGTGAGTGAATATTTGTCATATTTTATAGAACCTTTGTTTGGCATAGGGTTATCTTTCTTATTGTTAAGAGGGCTTCCTAAAAAACTCCTTTTCTTTTATGGTCTCTTTCCAATGATATTGGTGAATCTCTTTTATAGAGGTGTTTCTTATTTTGTTCTTCCATTTTTGGGACAAGGGCAAGTATATGACAGTTATTCATTTATTTGGTTATGTATAATGATTTTCAATTTCTTCATTTCTCTAGTCTTTTTGAAATGGTTGGACTATGATTTTACTAGTTTGAGAAGGGAGATTCTAGATAAAGGTTTTCAAAAGTCCTTGACTAAAATTAACTGGATAATGGGAACCTACTATCTAGTTATGGAAACTCTGTCTTTCTTTGAATATGAACAAAGCATTCAATCAAAGACTGTTCGCCATCTGATCCTAGTGTTTTACATGCTCTTTTTTATGGGGGTTATCAAGAAGCTGGATACCTATTTGAAGGAAAAACTTCAGGAGAAACTGAACCAAGAACAGGCCCTGCGCTATAGAGATATGGAACGGTATAGTCGGCATATAGAGGAGCTTTATAAGGAAGTTCGGAGCTTTCGTCATGATTATGCCAACCTCTTGACCAGCTTAAGCCTAGGCATTGAAGAGGAGGATATGGAGCAGATAAAAGAGATCTACGACTCCGTCTTGAAGGATTCTAGTGAAAAATTGCAGTACAACAAATATGACCTTGGTAGATTGGTGAATATTCGGGATCGTGCCCTCAAAAGTCTCCTCGCAGGAAAATTTATAAAAGCCAGAGAAAAGGATATTGTCTTTAATGTCGAAGTTCCTGAGGAGATTCAAGTTGAGGGGATGAGTCTACTTGATTTTCTAACCATTGTGTCTATCCTTTGTGACAATGCTATTGAAGCTAGTGAAGAGGCCAGTCAACCTCATGTTTCAATCGCCCTTTTTAAAAATGGGGCACAGGAGACCTTTATCATTGAAAACTCCATCAAAGAAGAGGACATAGATGTTTCTGAAATCTTCTCTTTTGGAGTTAGTTCTAAAGGGGAGGAGAGAGGAGTTGGTCTTTATACCGTTGTGAAGATAGTGGAAAGTTATCCCAATGCTAGTCTCAATACTATCTGTCAAGATCAAGTCTTTCGTCAGATACTTACTATGATGTATACAGAATGA
- a CDS encoding LytTR family DNA-binding domain-containing protein: protein MRIFVLEDDFSQQARIETTIEKLLKEHHIIPSSFEVFGKPDQLLAEMHEKGAHQLFFLDIEIRNEEMKGLEVARKIRDRDPYALIVFVTTHSEFMPLSFRYQVSALDYIDKSLSAEEFESRIETALLYADSQDSKSLAEDCFYFKSKFAQFQYPFKEVYYLETSPRAHRVILYTKTDRLEFTASLEEVLKQEPRLLQCHRSFLINPANVVHLDKKEKLLFFPNGGSCLIARYKVREVSEAINNLH, encoded by the coding sequence ATGAGAATATTTGTTTTAGAAGATGATTTCTCCCAACAAGCTAGGATTGAAACGACGATTGAGAAACTCTTGAAAGAACATCATATCATTCCCAGCTCTTTTGAAGTCTTTGGCAAGCCAGACCAACTTCTGGCAGAGATGCATGAGAAGGGAGCACATCAGCTATTCTTTTTGGACATTGAGATTCGAAATGAGGAGATGAAAGGCCTAGAAGTGGCAAGAAAGATTCGGGATCGAGATCCTTATGCCCTGATCGTCTTTGTGACGACTCACTCGGAGTTTATGCCCCTGTCCTTTCGCTACCAAGTGTCTGCTTTGGACTACATTGATAAGTCCTTGTCGGCAGAGGAGTTTGAGTCTCGTATCGAGACAGCTCTTCTCTATGCCGATAGTCAAGACAGCAAAAGCCTGGCGGAAGATTGCTTTTACTTTAAATCAAAATTTGCTCAATTCCAGTATCCTTTTAAAGAGGTTTACTATCTCGAAACGTCTCCTAGAGCCCATCGTGTTATTCTCTATACCAAGACGGATAGGCTGGAATTTACGGCGAGTCTAGAGGAGGTTCTCAAGCAGGAGCCTCGTCTCTTGCAGTGTCATCGTTCTTTTCTCATCAATCCTGCAAATGTGGTGCATTTGGATAAGAAAGAAAAACTGCTTTTCTTTCCCAATGGTGGAAGTTGTCTAATCGCGCGTTATAAGGTTAGGGAAGTTTCTGAGGCTATCAATAATTTGCATTGA